In the genome of Candidatus Eisenbacteria bacterium, the window TCGGCCCTTTCGGCGAATTACGTTCGTGGGCAGCTTCGGCATGCAGGACTACTCCTTTGCTGCCGCTACGAACCGGGATACATCTTTGGGGTCGAAGAGTAGCCGCCGACCAATTCGCACGCAACGGAGGCGCTTGGCAGCGACCTCGCGGCGCACCTGCCGCTCGCTGATGCTGAGATACGCGGCCGTCTCGCGCAGCCGCCAAAGACCAGGAGAATCAGGCCGCCGCTCCGATCGGCGAGCCTCAGCGCTCCCCCCATCTGCCGGAGGTGCCACGGCTGGCGAGAAGGAACCCGCTTCACGCATGGGCTACCTCTCCCGTCGAACCGACATGCTTGCCCAGTCCCCACGGCGCCCAAGAATGTCGAAGACGTCCAGCCGTGCGCCGAACGTCGGCGACGTGATTCGCCGGCACGGG includes:
- a CDS encoding helix-turn-helix domain-containing protein; this translates as MREAGSFSPAVAPPADGGSAEARRSERRPDSPGLWRLRETAAYLSISERQVRREVAAKRLRCVRIGRRLLFDPKDVSRFVAAAKE